The following coding sequences lie in one Psychrilyobacter atlanticus DSM 19335 genomic window:
- a CDS encoding SulP family inorganic anion transporter: MISIIRNINLKNEVLAGITVALALVPEVIAFAFVAGIDPLIGLHASVIIGLCAAIFGGRPGMISGAAGSVAVVFVALVARHGVEYLFATVVLMGLIQILTGVFKLGKFARMIPHPVILGFVNGLAIVIFLAQLNQFKVDGKLMQGAQLYVMVALVLLTMAIVHFLPKFTKAIPASLVGIVVTTGLAMWLNKVGIHMPNVKEFAKGGISGGLPQFHIPNLPINLETLEIIVPFAVTAALVGLIESLLTLSLVDDLTDTRGQGNRECIGQGIGNLLNGFMGGTGGCAMIGQSIVNITSNGRGRLSGIATALSLLSFVLFGSKIIEIIPLAALVGVMFMVVIETFAWDSLKLRKKVPTKDIVIILIVAVITVLHDLALAVIIGVIISALIFAWEKGKKIGARIEVREDGVKIYRLDGPLFFGSAVSFKEIFTPKEDPKEVYIDFANSHISDHSAIEAINAITEKYSELGKKIHLKHLSPDCLVLLKNAEEIIEVNVFEDPQYHVADDSLA, translated from the coding sequence ATGATATCAATAATTCGTAATATAAACCTCAAGAATGAAGTTCTTGCAGGTATTACAGTAGCTTTAGCTCTGGTTCCAGAAGTTATAGCTTTTGCTTTTGTAGCTGGAATCGATCCATTAATAGGTCTTCATGCATCGGTTATCATCGGTCTTTGTGCTGCAATATTTGGGGGACGACCTGGGATGATCTCTGGAGCAGCAGGAAGTGTAGCTGTAGTTTTTGTAGCTCTAGTTGCCAGACATGGGGTAGAATATCTATTTGCCACAGTGGTATTGATGGGGTTAATACAAATACTAACAGGTGTATTTAAATTAGGGAAATTTGCACGTATGATTCCTCATCCAGTAATTTTAGGATTTGTAAATGGTTTAGCCATCGTAATCTTCCTAGCTCAATTAAATCAATTTAAAGTTGATGGGAAATTAATGCAAGGGGCACAGTTGTATGTAATGGTAGCTTTAGTATTATTAACTATGGCAATAGTTCATTTTTTACCAAAATTTACAAAGGCTATACCGGCATCTCTTGTGGGAATAGTAGTAACTACTGGTTTAGCTATGTGGCTGAATAAAGTAGGGATTCACATGCCTAATGTTAAAGAATTTGCAAAGGGTGGAATATCTGGCGGATTACCGCAATTTCATATTCCTAACCTGCCAATCAACCTTGAAACTTTAGAGATCATAGTTCCATTTGCAGTAACAGCTGCATTGGTTGGACTTATTGAATCATTGTTGACACTTTCACTAGTTGATGATCTTACAGATACCAGAGGACAGGGAAATCGTGAATGTATTGGACAGGGAATAGGAAACCTCCTCAATGGATTTATGGGTGGTACCGGTGGTTGTGCTATGATCGGTCAGTCAATTGTTAATATTACCAGTAATGGTAGAGGTAGACTTTCAGGAATTGCCACAGCGTTATCACTTTTATCATTTGTTTTATTCGGTTCTAAAATAATAGAAATTATTCCATTAGCAGCTCTTGTAGGAGTAATGTTTATGGTAGTTATAGAAACTTTTGCCTGGGATAGTTTAAAGTTAAGAAAAAAAGTTCCAACAAAAGATATTGTTATAATATTGATTGTTGCAGTTATTACTGTTCTGCATGATTTAGCACTTGCAGTAATTATTGGTGTTATCATATCAGCGTTAATTTTTGCCTGGGAAAAAGGTAAAAAAATTGGTGCTAGAATTGAGGTTAGAGAAGATGGTGTAAAAATATATAGATTAGATGGACCGTTGTTTTTTGGTTCTGCAGTAAGTTTCAAGGAGATATTTACTCCAAAGGAAGATCCAAAAGAAGTATATATTGATTTTGCTAACTCCCATATAAGTGATCATTCTGCCATTGAGGCGATAAATGCTATCACAGAAAAATATAGTGAATTAGGAAAAAAAATTCATTTAAAACATCTAAGTCCAGATTGTTTAGTATTGTTAAAAAATGCAGAGGAAATAATAGAGGTAAATGTATTTGAAGATCCTCAATATCATGTAGCAGATGATAGTTTAGCATAG
- a CDS encoding lysophospholipid acyltransferase family protein, translated as MTLLRVTLFGFLYFLKLNIFKLSKVKKIDDEKDRVFYARDLFRGFGRGIIERTNSKVEVVYEDEDEFKSLSMDEPMVLISNHQSNIDIPAIQGYFPFVPGFMAKKEMETWMFFKTWIPITNSIFIDRKNPREGIKAIRKSVKFIKDGYPMLVFPEGTRSDTGEIGEFKNGGFKVAIDSKAKIIPITLKGTYDIQNKKSVKMFKNKNVKLIIGKVVDTKNYDREGLKNIHNVVKEIIVNNYNR; from the coding sequence ATGACATTATTAAGAGTAACATTATTTGGATTTTTATACTTTTTAAAACTGAACATATTTAAATTGTCTAAGGTGAAAAAAATAGATGATGAAAAAGATCGTGTTTTTTATGCTAGAGATTTATTTAGAGGATTTGGAAGGGGAATTATTGAGAGGACTAATTCTAAAGTAGAAGTGGTCTATGAAGACGAGGATGAGTTTAAAAGTCTTTCTATGGATGAACCTATGGTTTTAATATCCAACCATCAAAGTAATATAGATATTCCTGCTATTCAAGGCTATTTCCCTTTTGTACCCGGATTTATGGCTAAAAAAGAGATGGAAACTTGGATGTTTTTTAAAACTTGGATACCAATTACTAACTCCATATTTATAGACAGAAAAAATCCTAGAGAAGGGATTAAAGCTATAAGAAAATCTGTGAAATTTATTAAAGATGGTTATCCTATGCTGGTTTTTCCAGAAGGAACTAGATCTGATACTGGAGAGATAGGAGAATTTAAAAATGGTGGGTTTAAAGTGGCCATTGACTCTAAGGCAAAGATTATACCAATCACATTAAAAGGAACATATGATATTCAAAATAAAAAGAGTGTTAAGATGTTTAAAAATAAAAATGTCAAATTGATCATTGGGAAGGTAGTGGATACCAAAAATTATGATAGAGAAGGTTTAAAGAATATTCATAATGTAGTTAAGGAAATAATCGTAAATAATTACAACAGATAA
- the cls gene encoding cardiolipin synthase, whose amino-acid sequence MNSIFTGVYILNIIFIIIIIFFEKRKNTSTIIWILILSLTHIFGFILYLFFGLSLRKRRFTRKYYKKFSFDKKKFKQDIVSDTSSHPQNNLIQLFNVKNHAYLRTKNEIKLYNHGENLFKDLKESISSAERYIHMEYYIFENDDIGNEIMDLLINKAKNGVEVKLIYDGMGCIHVSNSFFQRLQDAGGEVLNFFPPLFSRFGLRANYRTHKKIVLVDGKCGFLGGMNIGDEYLGKNKKIGYWRDTHLRIKGSGVLGLEKEFLINLDFMREQKSLFKRRKKKLNYSIDDYLHFEKSSGHSDLQIVSSGPDYEEPFIKNGIFKMITGAKKNIYIQTPYFIPDETVLNALKIAVMGGIEVNIMIPSKPDHIFVYWATLSYIGDLVKLGARCYTYDNGFLHSKVVIVDDEICTIGSTNMDIRSFLLNFEINVFIYDPEIALQLKDAFLEDIGKSTLITSKKYKNRKFVIRFKESVSKLLSPIM is encoded by the coding sequence ATGAATAGTATTTTTACAGGGGTTTATATACTAAATATTATCTTTATTATTATTATTATATTCTTTGAAAAAAGAAAAAATACAAGTACTATAATATGGATTCTTATCCTTAGTTTAACTCATATATTTGGCTTTATTCTCTATCTTTTTTTTGGATTAAGTTTGAGAAAGAGGCGATTTACCCGTAAATATTATAAGAAATTTTCATTTGATAAGAAAAAATTTAAACAGGACATAGTGAGCGATACAAGCTCCCATCCGCAGAATAATTTGATTCAGTTATTTAATGTAAAAAATCATGCCTATTTAAGAACCAAAAATGAGATTAAATTATATAATCATGGGGAGAACCTCTTTAAGGATCTCAAAGAATCGATCAGTTCAGCTGAAAGATATATTCATATGGAATACTATATCTTCGAAAATGATGATATAGGTAATGAAATTATGGATCTGCTAATAAATAAAGCTAAAAATGGAGTAGAGGTAAAGTTGATCTATGATGGTATGGGTTGTATTCACGTATCCAATAGTTTTTTTCAAAGACTTCAGGATGCAGGAGGGGAAGTGCTTAACTTTTTTCCTCCATTATTTTCCCGATTCGGACTGAGGGCTAACTATAGAACTCATAAAAAAATAGTTTTAGTTGATGGGAAGTGTGGTTTTTTAGGCGGCATGAATATAGGAGATGAATATTTAGGAAAAAATAAAAAAATTGGTTATTGGAGGGATACACACCTTCGGATAAAAGGATCTGGTGTTTTAGGATTAGAAAAAGAATTTTTAATAAACCTGGATTTTATGAGGGAGCAAAAATCTCTCTTTAAGAGGAGGAAGAAAAAATTAAATTACTCTATAGATGATTATCTACACTTTGAAAAAAGCAGCGGCCATAGTGATTTACAGATAGTAAGCAGCGGTCCGGACTATGAAGAACCATTTATAAAAAATGGTATCTTTAAGATGATTACAGGAGCAAAAAAAAATATCTATATACAGACACCATATTTTATCCCTGATGAGACCGTATTAAATGCCTTAAAAATTGCTGTTATGGGTGGGATAGAAGTAAATATCATGATTCCTTCTAAACCTGACCATATTTTTGTCTACTGGGCAACCCTTTCCTATATCGGAGATCTGGTTAAATTAGGGGCTAGATGCTATACCTATGACAATGGATTTTTACACTCTAAAGTTGTAATAGTTGATGATGAAATTTGTACTATTGGGTCTACTAATATGGATATCAGGAGTTTTTTACTGAATTTTGAGATAAATGTTTTTATCTACGATCCTGAGATAGCACTTCAATTAAAGGATGCTTTTTTAGAGGATATTGGAAAGTCTACCCTGATTACTTCTAAAAAATATAAGAATAGAAAATTCGTAATCCGGTTTAAAGAATCGGTTTCAAAACTCCTTTCACCTATAATGTAA
- a CDS encoding DUF1499 domain-containing protein, translated as MKYMLTLSLLLLVGCTSAIKKETGVIEGKFYPCPTSPNCVSSMAIKEDSHYIEPIVYNNITRELAIEKITVILKELKNTSIVEESDEYIHAKVRSSFFKFVDDVEFYFPKDKNIIHIRSLARTGYSDFGVNRKRMEKIRVRFYE; from the coding sequence ATGAAATATATGCTGACACTATCACTGCTATTACTTGTAGGATGTACCTCTGCTATAAAAAAAGAAACAGGAGTAATTGAGGGGAAATTTTACCCATGTCCAACCAGTCCAAACTGCGTGTCTTCTATGGCTATTAAGGAGGACTCTCACTATATAGAGCCTATTGTTTATAATAATATTACAAGAGAGTTGGCTATAGAAAAAATCACTGTCATTTTAAAAGAATTAAAAAATACCAGTATCGTAGAAGAAAGTGATGAATATATTCATGCTAAGGTAAGATCATCGTTCTTTAAATTTGTAGATGATGTAGAGTTTTACTTTCCTAAGGACAAAAATATTATCCATATCAGATCTTTGGCTAGAACCGGGTATAGTGATTTTGGAGTAAATAGAAAAAGAATGGAAAAAATAAGAGTGCGATTCTATGAATAG
- a CDS encoding aspartate ammonia-lyase, which produces MIKFRTEGDSLGTMEVPANAYYGIQSLRARNNFGITGYKLSSTFIKSMAMVKKATSLMNSEAGVIEKDVADAMIQASEEIIDGKFQDQFITDVIQGGAGTSMNMNINEVIANRANELMGGKLGKYEFVTPNDHVNYGQSTNDVIPTSGKLTVIQLCESLLSELEGLKESLYEKGAEFDHVIKMGRTHLQDAIPIRLGQEFKAYARPIRRDIKRIKETLEDFYFVNMGATAVGTGLNADTTYVKDIAAKLGEVTGMDFKQSTDLVDGTRNLDGFVWLSSALKVCAVNLSKMANDLRLMASGPRAGFFEINLPMKQPGSSIMPGKVNPVIPEVMNQVSFQIFGNDLTITKAAEAGQLELNVFEPVLFFNLFQSIQILKNGAQTLNYNCIKGITPNAERTEEMVQNSIGIITAINPHVGYENASIVAKESLKTGRTVRELTVEKGLLTNEELDVILDVYNMTNPGISGKELLKKKNK; this is translated from the coding sequence ATGATTAAATTTAGGACTGAAGGAGACTCATTGGGAACAATGGAAGTCCCTGCAAATGCATATTATGGAATCCAATCACTTAGAGCAAGAAATAACTTTGGTATCACAGGATACAAATTATCATCTACATTTATTAAATCAATGGCAATGGTAAAGAAAGCTACATCACTTATGAACTCAGAAGCTGGAGTAATAGAGAAAGATGTTGCTGACGCTATGATTCAAGCTAGTGAAGAGATCATAGATGGGAAATTCCAAGATCAATTTATCACAGATGTAATTCAAGGTGGAGCAGGAACTTCTATGAATATGAATATCAACGAAGTTATTGCTAATAGAGCCAATGAACTTATGGGTGGGAAATTAGGTAAATATGAATTTGTTACTCCTAATGATCATGTTAATTATGGGCAATCAACAAATGATGTAATTCCTACAAGTGGAAAATTAACTGTAATACAGTTATGTGAGTCACTATTAAGTGAATTAGAAGGTTTAAAAGAATCTTTATATGAAAAAGGAGCAGAATTTGACCATGTTATCAAAATGGGAAGAACTCATCTTCAAGATGCTATCCCTATTAGATTAGGACAAGAATTTAAAGCTTATGCTAGACCTATAAGAAGAGATATAAAAAGAATAAAGGAAACATTGGAAGATTTTTACTTTGTTAATATGGGAGCTACAGCTGTAGGAACTGGATTAAATGCAGATACTACATATGTAAAGGATATCGCTGCTAAATTAGGTGAAGTAACTGGGATGGACTTTAAGCAGAGTACAGACCTTGTAGATGGAACTAGAAACTTAGATGGTTTTGTATGGTTATCATCGGCATTAAAAGTGTGTGCTGTAAACTTATCTAAGATGGCAAATGACCTTAGATTGATGGCATCTGGACCTAGAGCTGGATTCTTTGAGATCAATTTACCTATGAAACAACCAGGATCATCTATTATGCCAGGAAAAGTAAATCCTGTTATACCTGAAGTAATGAATCAAGTTTCTTTCCAAATATTTGGAAATGACCTTACAATAACTAAGGCTGCAGAAGCTGGACAATTGGAATTAAATGTATTTGAACCAGTGTTGTTCTTCAACTTATTCCAATCTATCCAAATCTTAAAAAATGGTGCTCAAACACTTAACTATAACTGTATCAAAGGAATTACTCCTAATGCAGAGAGAACTGAAGAGATGGTTCAAAATTCAATTGGAATCATCACTGCTATCAATCCTCATGTAGGATATGAAAATGCATCTATAGTTGCTAAAGAATCATTAAAAACTGGAAGAACTGTAAGAGAACTTACAGTAGAAAAAGGATTATTAACTAATGAGGAATTAGATGTTATATTAGATGTGTATAATATGACTAATCCTGGAATCTCTGGAAAAGAATTATTGAAAAAAAAGAATAAATAG
- a CDS encoding NAD(P)-dependent malic enzyme, with the protein MSVYEESLKLHIENRGKIEVISKVSVKNGEDLSLAYSPGVAEPCKKIAENKSDVYKYTAKGNMVAVITDGTAVLGLGDIGPEAALPVMEGKAILFKEFGGVDAFPICLDTTDTEEIIRTCKLLAPTFGGINLEDIAAPKCVEIERRLIEELDIPVFHDDQHGTAIVTTAAVINSCKLLGKNISDLRVSMIGTGSAGSSIARMLKGLGVKSLYAYNSKGVVTQDKYDKYRFLVKELLDQNIIDTPENLEEDTVAGMIKGTDVFVGVSAPGMVTKDMVRSMNTDPIILAMANPTPEIMPEDALEAGAAVVGTGRSDYPNQVNNVLAFPGLFKGALEAGATVINDEMKIAAAYGIANVLKEEELRADYIIPSPFDERVASVVAETVKKIAIENNLIRKQ; encoded by the coding sequence ATGTCAGTATATGAAGAATCGTTAAAATTGCACATCGAAAACAGAGGTAAAATTGAAGTTATTTCAAAGGTAAGTGTTAAAAATGGAGAGGATTTAAGTTTAGCTTATTCACCAGGTGTAGCAGAACCTTGTAAGAAAATAGCAGAAAATAAAAGTGATGTTTATAAGTATACAGCTAAAGGAAACATGGTAGCAGTAATCACTGATGGTACAGCAGTATTAGGATTAGGAGATATCGGTCCTGAAGCAGCACTACCAGTAATGGAAGGAAAAGCAATTTTATTCAAAGAATTCGGAGGAGTAGACGCATTCCCTATCTGTTTAGATACTACAGATACTGAAGAAATTATCAGAACTTGTAAATTATTAGCACCTACTTTTGGTGGAATAAACTTAGAGGATATAGCAGCTCCTAAATGTGTTGAAATTGAAAGAAGATTAATCGAAGAGTTAGATATTCCTGTATTCCATGATGATCAACATGGTACGGCAATAGTTACTACAGCAGCAGTAATAAATTCATGTAAATTATTAGGAAAGAATATCTCTGACCTAAGAGTATCTATGATCGGAACTGGTTCTGCTGGATCATCTATCGCTAGAATGCTTAAGGGATTAGGGGTTAAATCATTATACGCATACAACTCAAAAGGTGTTGTAACGCAGGATAAATATGACAAATATAGATTCTTAGTAAAGGAATTATTAGATCAAAATATTATAGATACACCAGAAAACTTAGAGGAAGATACAGTTGCTGGAATGATTAAAGGAACAGACGTATTTGTAGGAGTATCTGCACCAGGAATGGTAACTAAAGATATGGTTAGATCTATGAATACAGATCCTATTATCTTAGCTATGGCAAACCCTACACCTGAGATCATGCCTGAAGATGCGTTAGAAGCTGGAGCAGCAGTAGTGGGAACAGGTAGATCAGATTATCCTAACCAAGTAAACAATGTATTGGCATTCCCAGGGTTGTTTAAAGGTGCGTTAGAAGCTGGAGCTACAGTAATTAACGATGAGATGAAGATAGCAGCTGCATATGGTATTGCTAACGTATTAAAGGAAGAGGAATTAAGAGCAGACTACATTATTCCTAGTCCATTTGATGAAAGAGTAGCATCTGTAGTAGCTGAAACTGTTAAAAAAATAGCTATAGAGAACAACTTAATTAGAAAACAATAA
- a CDS encoding MurR/RpiR family transcriptional regulator, which translates to MKKNKFNLEEKIQNMVLNLPPKQRKLAGYILKNLKPCAFMTSTALGTAAGVSESTVIRFASYMGYKGYPDFQQELRESLKNELSALDKFSIEKVEDTSTAYQEIFESEVGIINRTLKELSSETFNNAVEALYDKESILTVGFKGSYCLSSYAGYNLSKIHAKVLIIDDWNERWFNYLNDLNENTAAILFGFPRYPQNVLTIAETLKKRGVPLIVVTDSVVSPLAEYADFLFIIPVKKAFFVDHLSAVMCLINALIFSLSYKDKEKTEKYLKRFEKFVNENNFFVKSD; encoded by the coding sequence ATGAAAAAAAACAAGTTTAATTTAGAAGAAAAAATTCAAAATATGGTATTAAATCTTCCACCAAAACAGAGAAAGCTGGCAGGGTATATTTTGAAGAATCTGAAGCCGTGTGCCTTCATGACCTCTACAGCTTTAGGTACAGCTGCAGGAGTAAGTGAATCTACAGTAATAAGGTTTGCTTCATACATGGGATATAAAGGGTACCCTGATTTCCAACAGGAATTGAGAGAATCCCTGAAAAATGAATTATCTGCTTTGGATAAATTTTCCATAGAAAAAGTTGAAGATACATCTACCGCCTACCAGGAGATCTTTGAATCAGAGGTCGGAATAATCAACAGAACACTAAAAGAGTTATCTTCTGAAACTTTTAATAATGCAGTAGAAGCTCTCTACGATAAGGAAAGTATCCTCACAGTGGGATTTAAGGGATCTTACTGCCTTTCTAGCTATGCAGGCTATAATCTTAGCAAGATTCATGCTAAGGTACTTATTATAGACGACTGGAACGAAAGATGGTTTAACTATTTAAATGATCTCAATGAGAATACAGCTGCTATACTCTTTGGATTTCCAAGGTATCCCCAGAATGTGTTAACGATCGCAGAAACTCTGAAAAAAAGAGGAGTACCTCTCATAGTAGTTACAGATAGTGTAGTTTCACCTTTAGCTGAGTATGCAGATTTCTTATTTATTATCCCTGTAAAAAAAGCCTTCTTTGTAGATCACCTTTCTGCAGTAATGTGTCTCATAAATGCTCTGATTTTTTCCCTTTCCTATAAAGATAAAGAAAAAACAGAAAAGTACCTCAAGAGATTTGAGAAATTTGTCAATGAAAATAATTTCTTTGTTAAAAGTGACTAA